The following are encoded in a window of Desulforegulaceae bacterium genomic DNA:
- a CDS encoding ATP-grasp domain-containing protein, whose amino-acid sequence METSYYKCEAEYLGLKFQLIMDNVSQISNRKTKFNVWKSGTDLDGKGSLHLAGNKKYCYDLFKKAGIPVPRYKILKSGDFFGAVSFFREIKKPIVIKPARDTGDSSGVFVKLENSFSIFIAVSYVKIFGNEMIVEEFIDGDNFRLLFCCGEFLSACERIPSFVICDGQSSIKQLIDKENQKRLEIGDLKPFDPDTRPILYKIKITKSLKNFIRKQGYNLNSIPQKGIKVNFQPICHWYQGGSYYDVTDKIDQNFVEMAKKAVELAGVKLAGVDLITSDIENYQRGRCVINEINTTPGLLIHYEVQNQEKRIPVIRIILKKYFNLEGCNET is encoded by the coding sequence TTGGAAACCAGTTATTACAAATGTGAAGCTGAATATCTTGGATTAAAATTTCAATTGATTATGGATAATGTTTCTCAGATTTCAAATAGAAAAACAAAATTTAATGTTTGGAAAAGTGGTACAGATTTAGATGGTAAGGGCTCTTTGCATTTAGCAGGCAATAAAAAATATTGTTATGACCTTTTTAAAAAAGCCGGTATCCCAGTACCAAGGTATAAAATTTTAAAGTCTGGGGATTTTTTTGGCGCTGTTAGTTTTTTTAGAGAAATAAAAAAGCCTATAGTAATAAAACCTGCTAGAGATACAGGAGATTCTTCGGGTGTTTTTGTCAAGTTAGAAAACAGTTTTTCCATTTTTATAGCAGTTAGTTATGTTAAAATTTTTGGAAATGAAATGATCGTTGAAGAATTTATTGACGGTGATAATTTTAGATTGCTTTTTTGCTGTGGTGAATTTTTAAGTGCCTGTGAACGAATTCCTTCATTTGTTATTTGTGATGGGCAAAGTTCAATTAAGCAGCTTATAGATAAGGAAAATCAAAAAAGGCTTGAAATAGGAGATTTGAAACCCTTTGATCCTGATACAAGACCAATCTTATACAAAATAAAAATAACTAAGTCTTTAAAAAATTTTATCAGAAAACAAGGTTATAATTTAAATTCAATCCCACAAAAAGGTATTAAAGTAAACTTTCAACCTATTTGTCACTGGTATCAGGGGGGAAGTTATTATGATGTAACCGATAAAATTGATCAAAATTTTGTTGAAATGGCCAAAAAAGCTGTTGAGCTAGCTGGAGTTAAACTTGCGGGAGTAGATTTGATTACAAGTGATATTGAAAATTATCAAAGAGGAAGGTGTGTAATTAATGAAATAAATACTACGCCAGGATTGTTAATACATTATGAAGTTCAAAATCAGGAAAAAAGAATTCCTGTTATTAGAATAATTTTAAAAAAATATTTTAATCTAGAGGGGTGCAATGAAACTTAA
- a CDS encoding polysaccharide deacetylase family protein, whose protein sequence is MKNKLSILTFHRIVEKNENYFIPPMAIDLSSFKSLIKSISFFYDFADLKISADEIRKGKYSNTRVAITFDDGYKDNYDLAMPILKKYKVPATFFIPVNQIENNEPYWWDYLFHLVKKHTKNFIIFFEGQKKLYSQFEDVSSKNQSDGKFCRLLVQKINLMSEKDRDNFLNTLKDAFGAYAGKRLLMNWKEIEDLSKHNFSIGSHTLSHIPLTDLSESEVEKEVNLSKKLLEEKVKTPVNGFCYPRGAWNKEIEFIVKKAGYDYAVTTEYGTNTESFNLYSMKRKNISDYMGLRNYFPTLFYLLEISGILDPFLSKRR, encoded by the coding sequence ATGAAAAATAAATTGAGTATTTTAACATTTCATAGAATTGTTGAAAAAAATGAAAATTATTTTATCCCCCCAATGGCAATTGATTTATCAAGTTTTAAATCTCTTATAAAAAGCATTTCTTTTTTTTATGATTTTGCTGATTTGAAAATCTCAGCAGATGAAATAAGAAAAGGTAAGTATTCAAACACCAGAGTAGCAATTACTTTTGATGATGGATATAAAGATAATTATGATCTTGCTATGCCGATTTTAAAAAAATATAAGGTACCTGCAACTTTTTTTATTCCAGTTAATCAAATAGAAAACAATGAGCCTTATTGGTGGGATTATCTTTTTCATTTAGTAAAAAAACATACCAAAAACTTTATAATTTTTTTTGAAGGACAAAAAAAACTATATTCACAGTTTGAGGATGTTTCCAGCAAAAATCAATCAGATGGTAAATTTTGCAGACTCCTTGTTCAAAAAATAAATTTAATGTCTGAAAAGGACAGGGATAATTTTTTGAATACTCTTAAGGATGCTTTTGGAGCCTATGCTGGAAAAAGGCTGCTGATGAATTGGAAAGAAATTGAAGACCTTAGTAAACATAACTTTTCCATAGGTTCTCATACATTAAGCCATATACCTTTAACAGATTTGAGTGAATCTGAAGTTGAAAAAGAAGTTAATTTGTCTAAAAAATTATTAGAGGAAAAAGTTAAAACTCCAGTTAATGGATTTTGCTATCCTAGAGGGGCCTGGAATAAAGAAATTGAGTTTATTGTAAAAAAAGCAGGCTATGATTATGCTGTTACAACTGAATATGGAACAAATACGGAATCTTTTAATTTATACTCCATGAAAAGAAAAAATATTTCTGATTATATGGGGTTAAGAAATTATTTTCCCACTTTATTTTATTTGTTGGAAATTTCAGGAATTTTAGATCCTTTTTTATCCAAAAGAAGATAG
- a CDS encoding glycosyltransferase, with translation MFTENRKIMKKIKIVHIVDSLGIAGLDQVVIRLANSVDKDKFEVFVCALKSFRKDAVNLLSSEVHFKCLSSNSRFITIIRLLRFLQNNKINIVHSHNWSVLPSVFIARVISLKDIHFIHCEHGMDVGFSNFSFRRKCLSIFLYPRIDKLVCVSENLKDFFCKKFNVSNLVVIENGVDESFFLPEDKLDAKKRNGFPLNHVIIGTVAVPRPVKRIDFIIDLLKELRDLNQNVFFVHVGARKDSPAVKNLSRKASELDVLDRVLFLGVRHDINKILPGFDVYINTSLFEGTSCSVLEAMSVGLPIVASNVGGNSVLVNHSVNGLLFDTFKKNDALIMVSDLIQDEKKLISMGNKSRNIIIKKYSLKKITKKYEELYHEFF, from the coding sequence ATGTTTACTGAAAATAGAAAAATTATGAAAAAAATTAAAATTGTTCATATTGTTGATTCATTAGGAATAGCAGGTTTAGATCAAGTTGTAATAAGGCTTGCCAACTCGGTTGATAAAGATAAATTTGAAGTTTTTGTTTGTGCTCTTAAAAGTTTCAGAAAAGATGCTGTTAACCTTCTTTCATCTGAAGTTCATTTTAAGTGTTTAAGCAGTAACTCTCGCTTTATAACAATAATCAGGCTATTAAGATTTTTACAAAATAATAAAATAAACATAGTACATTCTCATAATTGGAGTGTTTTGCCATCTGTTTTCATAGCCAGGGTTATTAGTTTAAAGGACATTCATTTTATACACTGTGAGCATGGAATGGATGTCGGGTTTTCAAATTTTTCTTTTAGAAGAAAGTGTTTAAGTATATTTTTATACCCAAGAATAGATAAATTAGTATGTGTTTCAGAAAACTTGAAAGATTTTTTTTGTAAAAAATTTAACGTTTCAAATCTAGTAGTTATAGAAAACGGTGTTGACGAAAGCTTCTTTTTACCAGAAGATAAGCTTGATGCAAAAAAACGAAACGGTTTTCCTTTAAACCATGTTATCATTGGCACAGTGGCTGTCCCCCGACCAGTTAAAAGAATTGATTTCATAATAGATCTTTTAAAAGAACTACGAGATTTGAACCAAAATGTTTTTTTTGTTCATGTTGGAGCAAGAAAAGATAGTCCTGCTGTAAAAAATTTGTCTAGAAAAGCATCTGAACTCGATGTTCTAGATAGAGTACTTTTTTTAGGTGTGAGACATGATATAAATAAAATTTTACCAGGTTTTGATGTTTATATAAACACCTCATTATTTGAAGGCACAAGTTGTTCTGTTTTAGAAGCTATGTCTGTTGGTTTACCTATTGTAGCTTCCAACGTTGGTGGTAATTCTGTTTTGGTAAATCACTCGGTTAATGGCTTATTGTTTGACACATTCAAAAAAAATGATGCTCTGATAATGGTTAGTGATTTAATTCAGGACGAGAAAAAGTTGATTTCTATGGGAAATAAAAGCCGAAATATCATTATAAAGAAATATTCATTAAAAAAAATAACTAAAAAGTACGAAGAATTATATCATGAATTTTTTTAA
- a CDS encoding glycosyltransferase family 4 protein: MKKILVVSPFPPPYGGMAVQAEKLCVNLKKEGFIVDKAETNITLSGPFRLFESIPVVRTFLRVLIFLFKLQKKLKKTDTVFFLTGFYNFFFWITLPSIILIKIYKKKIILSARGGGAKSFFKKYRFFCRFIIKKADYIIVPSEFLKNIFLEELGIKTTIVPNIADLDQFTFLKRNKFNPKLIVTRSLEEIYGIDTIIKSFYELQKSFPEAELGIAGGGSLKKELKNLVNKLGIQDKVCFYGEVEHKKLPFIYSKYDIFVNSSKIDNLPGSILEAFASGLPVVSSNSGGIPFMVKNNYSGLLCNADDYLALTSNILKVINDPGLGTYLSANGFKELKNYTWPNIKTIILPIL, encoded by the coding sequence ATGAAAAAAATATTGGTGGTTTCTCCTTTTCCTCCTCCTTATGGTGGAATGGCAGTTCAGGCTGAAAAGCTTTGTGTAAACTTAAAAAAAGAGGGTTTTATTGTTGATAAAGCTGAAACTAATATAACTCTTTCTGGTCCATTCAGACTTTTTGAGTCAATTCCTGTGGTAAGAACGTTTTTACGAGTTTTAATTTTTCTTTTTAAATTGCAGAAAAAACTTAAAAAAACAGATACTGTTTTTTTTCTTACTGGTTTTTATAACTTTTTTTTCTGGATCACACTACCATCAATTATTTTAATAAAAATTTATAAAAAGAAAATAATTCTAAGTGCAAGAGGAGGAGGAGCAAAATCATTTTTTAAAAAATACCGGTTTTTTTGCAGATTTATTATCAAAAAAGCAGATTATATTATTGTTCCTTCAGAGTTTTTGAAAAATATATTTTTGGAAGAACTTGGAATAAAAACAACTATTGTTCCAAATATTGCTGATTTAGATCAATTTACCTTCTTGAAAAGAAATAAATTTAATCCAAAGCTTATTGTTACCCGTTCTCTTGAAGAAATATACGGAATTGATACTATTATTAAATCTTTTTATGAACTGCAAAAATCATTTCCAGAAGCTGAGCTTGGTATTGCTGGAGGGGGAAGTCTTAAAAAAGAACTTAAAAATCTCGTAAATAAATTGGGTATTCAAGATAAAGTTTGTTTTTATGGTGAAGTAGAACATAAAAAACTACCCTTTATTTATAGCAAATATGATATCTTTGTTAATTCTTCAAAGATTGACAATCTTCCCGGTTCTATTCTTGAAGCTTTTGCATCAGGGCTTCCTGTGGTTTCAAGCAACTCAGGAGGAATTCCTTTTATGGTAAAAAACAACTATTCAGGCCTGCTTTGTAACGCTGATGATTATCTAGCTTTAACATCAAATATATTAAAAGTGATTAATGACCCAGGTCTTGGTACTTATTTATCAGCCAATGGTTTTAAAGAGCTGAAAAATTATACCTGGCCTAATATAAAAACTATAATTTTGCCGATATTGTAA
- a CDS encoding O-antigen ligase family protein, protein MPLKTILYIFILLSSLVLSIASGPIFGAYGYILFYNVNPLSYWWSSYIPSFLSRYAFLLSISIFMGFLIHFSKLRFNKWFESQEIIFFMFVLTILLSDIIGLNLPSDSNSTKMLKVFFVIFLVSHIVTDFKYYNTMTWIYVFSAFYCAFEISVYGSFRYFDGRLHAGRGGSDFSEGNFLAAHFLMIAPWVAVKFLKGNIKEKVLCFGGAALIANTLVLIRSRGSFLAIAVGCFFSIIISQKKYRKKIIILLIVGLIGFISVTDDKFWKRMDTIETRTEEMGSSSAGRVNAWIAAVEMFRDYPFGIGEGKFKFLIGSYNPEMEGRDTHNTFFRCLAELGVQGFVLLILLTLNAFRVLSSVSKRIEDNEVLQEKYALEVFALRLSLVMFLVTTIFLTHTYIEEFYWLLLFPVFLKRCLDNSIMDLANEK, encoded by the coding sequence ATGCCTTTAAAAACTATTTTATATATTTTTATACTTTTATCTTCCCTTGTTCTTTCAATTGCATCAGGGCCTATATTTGGTGCTTATGGTTATATTCTTTTTTACAATGTAAATCCCCTTAGTTATTGGTGGAGTAGTTATATTCCTTCTTTTTTATCAAGATATGCATTTCTTTTATCTATTTCTATTTTTATGGGTTTTTTGATTCATTTTTCCAAACTGAGATTTAACAAGTGGTTTGAAAGCCAGGAAATAATTTTTTTTATGTTTGTTTTAACAATTTTGCTTTCAGATATTATTGGTTTAAATTTGCCATCAGATAGTAACTCAACAAAAATGTTAAAAGTTTTTTTTGTTATATTTTTAGTATCGCATATTGTTACTGATTTTAAATATTACAATACAATGACATGGATTTATGTTTTTAGTGCTTTTTATTGTGCCTTTGAAATATCAGTTTACGGGTCTTTTAGGTATTTTGATGGGCGTTTACATGCTGGAAGGGGCGGTTCTGATTTTAGCGAAGGAAATTTTTTAGCAGCACATTTTTTAATGATTGCTCCATGGGTTGCTGTAAAGTTTTTGAAGGGCAATATCAAAGAAAAAGTTTTATGTTTTGGAGGGGCGGCTTTAATAGCTAACACCCTTGTGTTGATAAGATCTAGGGGTTCATTTTTAGCAATAGCAGTTGGTTGTTTTTTTTCAATAATAATTTCACAAAAGAAATACAGAAAAAAAATTATCATTTTATTAATTGTAGGCTTAATAGGCTTTATAAGTGTTACTGATGATAAATTTTGGAAAAGAATGGATACCATAGAGACTAGAACAGAAGAAATGGGATCATCATCAGCAGGAAGAGTCAATGCCTGGATTGCTGCTGTGGAAATGTTTAGAGATTACCCTTTTGGCATAGGTGAAGGAAAATTTAAGTTTTTAATTGGTAGCTATAATCCAGAGATGGAAGGAAGAGACACTCACAATACTTTTTTCAGGTGTCTAGCTGAACTAGGTGTTCAGGGGTTTGTTTTGTTAATCTTGCTGACTTTAAATGCTTTTAGAGTTTTGTCTTCAGTTTCAAAGAGAATAGAAGATAATGAAGTTTTGCAAGAGAAATACGCACTAGAGGTTTTTGCTTTAAGACTTTCTCTGGTAATGTTTCTTGTTACAACTATTTTTTTGACACATACTTATATAGAAGAATTTTATTGGCTTTTATTGTTTCCTGTTTTTTTGAAACGATGTCTTGATAATTCAATTATGGATTTAGCAAATGAAAAATAA